The Leguminivora glycinivorella isolate SPB_JAAS2020 chromosome 2, LegGlyc_1.1, whole genome shotgun sequence DNA window GGCGAGATGGGTTCCAAAGCTCCTTTCAGTGGAACAAAAAATCACTCGTCTAACAATTTCACGCGACTGTCTAGACCTGTATGAAGCTGACCCTCAAGACTTTTTGGACAAATATGAGATGAGACATGGGTCTACCACTATACGCCCGAGACTAAACAGCAATCAAAACAGTGGGTTCGTGCTGGATCTCAGTCACCCAAAAAGACAAAGGCCATTTTGTCGGCAAATAAAGTTATGGCATCAGTGTTCTGGGACGCAAAGGGTGTAATAATGGTTGACTATCTCCAAAAAGGTACGACTATAAACTCGGACTATTATTGCGAACTTTTACGTCGATTACGTCGACTTTTACGTCGACTTTGAAAGTAAAAAGACCTGGAGTGCTGACAAAGAAAGTTCTTTTCCACCAGGACAATGCACGCGTGCATACGTCACTAAAGTCAATGGCAGAAATTCATAATTGCGGGTTTGAATTATTGCCGCATCTGCCTTATTCACCCGATTTGGCACCATCGGACTTCCATTTATttccaaacttaaaaaaaacacatgggTGGTAAGAAATTTTTGACCAACGACGAGGTCCAAGCTGAAGTGGATACCTATTTTAAAGGCCtggaggattttttttttaaagtggtaTAATGGCTTTGGAATCCAGATGGAATAAGTGCAAAGACCTTAACGGGGACTACgtagagaaataaaaatattataaaaaaactttggttttgatttcatacttaagccgcgaacttttcaatcagccctcgtattagaacagtttacaacttacaagcagaaggaattgaaaacagaatactgattcaTACTATTgcaatattagctaaaaattggtgaccattagacttttcgttcgtcgcgacatctattgacaagtagcagtactgataatttacgctagttgacgcgtgattgtcgctagatgtcacgtaactatgcctatacaaataatccGCATTTACTAATGTactacaactcttcccttacttattcctctatggcatGGTACAGTTGGGGCTCGCGACGTCGCTGACATTTTTAGCTTACAAGTATGTTTATGTTAAttatgttatatttaaaaaaatgttttgtcgcACAGACCCGAACAGATCGAGTTCATCCATTGGGACAGTACAATCTCAGGACCTAGGCGCCAATGTCACCATTTCAGACATGGTCGAAGACGCCTTAGAGCTCATCAGCCAAGACGGAGTGAGTACTATGACTAAGTAATTAAGTTTTGTAAAATCCAGATTACTGTTTTTTGTACGTGTTTCTGACTAGAACTTTAGGGGATAGCCCCTAAGCCCCTAAAGTGATAGCACTTCGTCTAGCATCAAAATATTTGGTCAAAAACGGATGCCTTTAATTTTTTGGGTCCACTCACTTGGTTTGAGTTCCACGTACGATCCATATCATTGTAGATTTTCCCTAAAATTTCTCAGTAGATGCTAATTTGGTTTCCTAGTGCTGTTTTCAATTACTAAtcctcttattcataaactaAAGTTGATAGgccaataataataatcgtttgtccttttccatcatacattaagtacctataagttGGAAAGGTGTAACAGctatataattataacatcGGAGGGTTTATGCACAAGTTTAGACAAATGAGCCTGTTGACATTAATGATAATttgataattttataattattttgaacagGACTACATGGAGCGAATGGGGATGGACATCAGAATGCAGTGCGTTCTGTGCAACTGGGCTGGACCCAAAATCATACTCGAATACCACATTAGAAAGGTAAATatagtatactagcttttacccgcggcttcgcccgcgtaataaaagtattcattaagattttcatttggatccgtagggaccgtaggtttctctgtaggtatatttatctgcgattatttcgattgcacataatacttttgcttgcaatgattgtagaaatattacacatcgaccacagcgtaggtaattctatatacgctggggaaacctttataaatatcccacatagcccgtatttcgacactatgatcggtgggtaaaaagtacttttttctattatcccttacaattttttacattttgcttatacttatcgcaaacgtaatcttcaagcaagcaaacaacgatcgtcttagagcacattgattgtaagagaccgccgaccgattatccgtatctcgctaacgatacccatattatccgtatccgtatcgctatcgctatcgctatccctatccctatcgctatccctatcgctatccctatcgctatccctatcgctatccctatcgctatccctatcgctatccctatcgctatccctatcgctttccctatcgctatccctatcgctatccctatccctatccctatcccttatcaagatgtttaatgatataacactttaagttctcgcgctttgtacacatatttaaagtcacatacaggtcgaacgcgattaattaacattatttttacctttttcccaacgtttcggccaggttgcactggccgtggtcgcggaagactgacgtcccagcaaaatgtcaccggagatgtaaacaacacaaaactacccgatattaatttatataaatgttcggggtagacaaataaatataatctacccgcttttagttaatgtttatttcccaccatgtttattttaaaggtaaaaataatgttaattaatcgcgttcgacctgtatgtgactttaaatatatgtttaatgatttcttatcaagtgctaaaatataaagtttcatggttttatcatttaaaattaagaaatcccatacaaactttcaacctctttttcaaccccttcatccctttttttcgaaataaaaagtagcctatgttctgtctcagggtctaaagattgtctgttccaaatttcatcaaaatcggttgcgtggtttaagcgggaaagcgtaacagacagacagacagacagacagacagacagacagacagagttactttcgcatttataatattagtatggattatataatggtaactttatgaaggctataaaagttgagtaccgcaccgcggttaggccacgaggCCTGCCTAGTGGCCTATGTTACAATTGTATACTATGCTTTTTCTACCACagccaaatacatacctatCCGAGAACAATAAAATGGGTTAATTTCCATGTACGCTTTCTTCGAATTTTCAGGTAaaaaattgtcagtcactttaaGCGCCTTGATTTCCTCGGGAATacattgttcaccagaatcactaacagtaattaattacttaagattttgaacaataGTCAATAACGTCGACCGATAATAAACTACAAAACACTGAAATAGTTTCGACAAAGTTTACAAATTTCCAACAAAACACGCGCCGAATAAGCCATAGACAagataaatagaaaataaggccggcaacagacacagacagtcttaaatttcataatcttaaaaaataatcttatgaaatcagatcgagtgcacggattcccatacaatttcggaactgtccacacacagtcttattttttaagattatgatttttttcagattgatctgacagattgcgaataatttgaattttaagaatgtgtgtggcaagactggcaaggcagtcaatcttattttataagattatgattttttaagattatgaaaattaagactgtctgttgccggcctaagccggttttcaattacgaaaaatgtggttgcgttcaagaatttcAATGTTGAATGAAAAATTATATGACAGAAATTatgtttacctttgttttgtaatatctaatatataaaacgcatttcagtatATTTTATATGTTGATTTGAATTATGAACAaagatattaattatttttaaaaagttactTATGAAGGTACAGATataatcacttatttatgccggtgactgtactactACTGCTGGATTTTAATAAAATTCTGTATCTTTTTAGGAGCACTCCAACGACATAGACAAGCAAGAGAAGCGCGAATGGAACATAAGCTACTCGCTAGGCAGCGTGCATCAGCAGTTGTGGCAGTCTCGGGTTATCGAGCACGAATCCGCCCTTTACGTACTCAGCGTCAAGTGTCAACCACCAGGCTGTTTCATGGCCACGCTAGCAGTAAGTAGCACTGTCTCTCACTCGCgtgtagtgctgtctctgtcacaCCTGCAGTTGTGGCAGTCTCTGGTCATCGAGCACGAATCCGCTCTATACGTACTCAGCGTCAAGTGTCAACCACCAGGCCGTTTCATGGCCACGCTAGCAGTAAGTAGCACTGTCTCTCACTCGCgtgtagtgctgtctctgtcacaCCTGCAGTTATGGCAGTCTCGGGTCATCGAGTACGAATCCGCTCTATACGTGCTCAGCGTCAAGTGTCAACCACCAGGCTGTTTCATGGCCACGCTAGCAGTAAGTAGCACTGTCTCGCACTCGCGTGTAGTGCTGTTTCTGTCACACCTGCAGTTGTGGCAGTCTCGGGTCATCGAGTACGAATCCGCCCTTTACGTACTCAGCGTCAAGTGTCAACCACCAGGCTGTTTCATGGTCACACTAGCAGTAAGTAGCATTGTCTCTCACTCGCgtgtagtgctgtctctgtcacaCCTGCAGTTATGGCAGTCTCGGGTCATCGAGTACAAATCCGCTCTATACGTGCTCAGCGTCAAGTGTCAACCAGGTTGTTTCATGGCCACGCTAGCAGTAAGTAGCACTGTCTCTCAATCGCgtgtagtgctgtctctgtcacaCCTGCAGTTATGGCAGTCTCGGGTCATCGAGCACGAATCCGCTCTATACGTGCTCAGCGTCAAGTGTCAGCCGGCAGGCTGTTTCGGTCTCTGTCACATCAGCAGTTATGGTCACCCAGCATCAAGTGTTCTGTATGTCAGTCCTTATTCAAGTCTAACAGCAACTCAACTTAGACGGACTGTTCCTATTAATAGGTAGCTGCAGTCACCAGCAATAACATGTTACTCTTCAAAGGccacaaaaatatgtgacacgctccctaacccttcgtctgtgtttgataaggatcctaacatgGCGTTGGACGTTAAAAATTATgtcaaagttaattattttatgacattttttGACATCTTTTGACAGAAACAGACGACGGGTTAAGGCTCTACACATAagatcgtgtcagatatttttgggGCCTTCAACGAGTAACATGTTATTCTGATGACAGTATACTGGTGTCGGCATACCTACGTATGTGATGCCCAGAATTACCATGTCAGCCTTGCGGTAAAATTGCGCAATTTGCATTCATGTAGGTAGGAAAAAAGCATGTTCATAATatcttcaatttatttttaccattttttcagACGCTCACAACAGACCCGGAGCTAACAACGGGCAGCATAACCGTCTTCAACCGAGTCACCGGCGAGCCCCACACCTGGATCGGAGAAATACAAGAGCTACCCCCCAGCCTGCCCTACGACGCACAACCCGGCCTTCAACTCGACCTGGCAAGTTTAGACCTCCTACCTAACAGTGCCAACTTGAAGTTGATGAATGGAGAACTGGTGTTGCAATCGCCGACAAAAGTGGTCTTTGGACAGCTAGAGTTGaacgatatacatattatattgttTGTTAAGATATCTTAACAAATCTTTGCACTTTCAGAGATTATTTTTCGATCACCCTTGAGGCttagttttgtttttatgtaaccatttttttttgcattgttTCTTTTTGTCAGCTTAACTGCTTACAACTGGACTTGGCAAGTTTAGACCTCATACCTAACAGTGCCAACTTGAAGTTGATGTTTGGAGAACTGGTATTGCAATCGCCGACAAAAGTGGTATTTGGACAGCTACAGTTGAACGATATTCATATTATATTGTTTGTTAAGATGTATTAACAAATTGTTACACTTTCAGAGATTATTTTTCGGTTATCAACCTTGTAAATTGTTGGTATAATTTTGTTGTTTTAACACTTGAAGCAAAATGTGTCTTAATTTGTTTAGCTTTTGTTCAAAATTGTTCGTTTTGTTGGTCACCCAGACTAATTTACAGCTAGAATTGGCCAGTGTATAACTGATACCCAACAGTTGAAGTTATAAAATAAGAACATATACTAAGTTAAGTGGTTTTCTTATACCTCCTTTTTCTAGCATAAGTAAAATGGTACACTATTTTACATACctttatttgttaaaaaaaacttatcattttttataccattgtttaggaaagtaaaaaatatttaaatgatcATATTtgctaagtatataagtattacatatttgctttgatttattttccaaaaacgATTTTCTAAATTAAGACACCTTTAGACTGTTTGCCATTTTTCTAATACTAAAATACAAGGTATGGAATTCGTTATTATTTAGAGCAACGGATATGtatagatgtagtgcgaaaagggtttccttcggaaacgttcgtatttgtcatgctagttcagtcaatgtcagtacatcttgtactgagactgactgaaatagcatgacacgttcgtacgtttccgtaactaTACGAAGGCAACTCACAACATCTGTACCGCGGTAACGTTTAATTTTAAATCTTTTAGTCATTTATTCAATACCTATTATATTTTGAAGGAAAAGGAGGCTCCAGTTTTTaaaagattttcttttattttcatgGTGTTTGGTGATATAATCGAATATTGAATGTAACATACAAGTCATAGCTACGTTTAGATAACATTATGATGACGCTATGAGTATATTGATTGTGTTGTGTACATACACTGGTTTTGAGATTCTCTTTGAAAATCGTATTTTCTTATAACTTCCGGTTCTAGTATTTAAGTAAATCATGCCATTTTTGTGATACTATAATATTAAGATAGTTTTCCATAAAACTTAAAGTTGATTATTAAGGTAAAGCAGATTATAAATCGTGTTGATTTTTATAGGTCTATATTGTTTGATTTGGAGATTTTTTCAGTTACTTTTATAAGCACTTTGTTGATTAGTTTTATAACTGTGTTTTTATTTGAGTCTACCATAGAATGGTAACGAATGTGTTCATGAGGCCAAAACTTGGTTTTGATTGCCATGAAAATCAGTATTAGCAAGGTATTAGATTAGGTAATAACATACGCATGATATCTACTAATTATAAATCAGTAGGTACCATACTtccttaagtacctacctacacacTAAGTGCCAGTCtaaattatttaaagaaaaaataccCAAGCTTAGGTATTTACATTAACAAGTCTGTTTTGACTGAAACACGTATGGCAATCACATAATAAGGAAAGCCGCTACGAATATACCCACAATGCGTAGTAATTTAAGTATgaatatattttgtaaattattttgcCCTGTACAGTTGCAACTATGACTAAGTTGTTATTTGAAGAGCTTGACcacaaatcattttattttcGCACGATTCTTTTCATAATTGTACCATACTGGCTGCCTTATACCTGTTATGATGATAACTGCATAGTTGGGCATATACACGGGTCTTCCCTCCTAAAAATGGTTTCCATAAATAAATTAGGAAAATGTGAAGTCTAATTTCATCCCACGAGCCTACGCCTCTGGGCCCCTTATCGTAGTCTGGACCTTTGTAAACATGTTGATTGTCCAATGTTAAAATCCATGATAGACTTACATTAAGTGTTAATTTTAGGTAGATTTTACCTACCGACATCTTGATCAGTTTGTGATCGGACTGTACTAAACAGTATTTTAAAGTTAAGACAATCTGCCATAACTTAGCtgcgttttattgtaattttcatcTCAAAGAAAGTAGTTGTTTCTGATCTCAATTGTTATTTTAAGAAAGGTTGATTAAAGAAATTTCTTTAAATAGTGTTTGATTTTCCAAAGTAGgtagatgtagtgcgaaaagggtttccttcgtatttttccggaaacgttcgtatttgtcatgctagttcagtcaatgtcaatgtcagtacatcttgtactgaaactgactgaaatagcatagGTGGTCGTTATACAAGATAACGTTTTTGGAATAAGTAGAGCGCTatgaactcgcatgcgattttatttacattgcgggctgttgaggttatatacaatataggctacttgcctcctagtcaaatcagcttctttttaagaactgtcaaaacgaagacaatctttagaccctgagacagaacataggctactttttatttcgaaaaaaaagggatgaaggggttgaaaaagaggttgaaagtttgtatgggatttcttaattttaaatgataaaaccatgaaactttatattttagcacttgataagaaatcattaaacatatatttaaagtcacatacaggtcgaacgcgattaattaacattatttttacctttaaaataaacatggtgggaaataaacattaactaaaagcgggtagattatatttatttgtctaccccgaacatttatataaattaatatcgggtagttttgtgttgtttacatctccggtgacattttgctgggacgtcagtcttccgcgaccacggccagtgcaacctggccgaaacgttgggaaaaaaggtaaaaataatgttaattaatcgcgttcgacctgtatgtgactttaaatatgtgtacaaagcgcgagaacttaaagtgttatatcattaaacatcttgataagggatagggatagcgatagggatagcgatagggaaagcgatagggatagcgatagggatagcgatagggatagcgatagcgatagcgatacagatacagatacgaatacggatacggataatatgggtatcgttagcgggatacggataatcggtcggcggtctcttacaatcaatgtgctctaagacgatcgttgtttgcttgcttgaagattacgtttgcgataagtacctataagcaaaatgtaaaaaattgtaagggataatagaaaaaagtactttttacccaccgatcatagtgtcgaaatacgggctatgtgggatgtttataaaggtttccccagcgtatatagaattacctacgctgtggtcgatgtgtaatatttctacaatcattgcaagcaaaagtattatgtgaaatcgaaataatcgcagataaatatacctacagagaaacctatgatccattgaaatcgtatgTTTCAGGGGGGGTTGgtttgcatcaaatgaggtagttctaattttttatacatattgttaaggatgaaatagtgatgtcaaatccgagttttccacctcgaaagcccaccgggtcattattaaatacttgaaaaaccatgactttttttggtttttctcaTATTTCACCATCAAAAACTTTCTTAAGGGCTAAAGTCATTATAAACAATtttaagaataataaattaccaataaaataatataaaaaggatCATTGTGGCCCCAGTAGTTTCTGAGATACGCTTAGTTAAAGTTTTcacaatttcataaaaacacagtgtatagtCATATACTGGAGGGTGAGTTAATGTTATGTCCTTAAACTACTTAATAGGACACGGGCATGTCCTTAAACTACGACAACCAACGTTAGTAGGTCCCGCAAGGGGCCATCTGGTCTGCTACCACCCTCCTGCCGAAATCCAGGCACCAAACAGCCTTGCTGCGTTTCATCTATGTACAGTGCCAGTGCCTTTGGACGATGATTGGGTATCAGTTATGTTGCTTACAGCTAGTCATTTTGGATCCTAAAGTTTACCGGACCTAGTAGCTCACGCTGGAAGGTAGTGAGATCCGAGGCACGGTCTTTTCGGTGGCCGACCGCAGGAAGTTGAGGTCCAGTTGTACGGCAGCCacatgcaatttttttttttattttttttttaaacccacCCCGTACCCTTCAACAACATGAAACGATAAAGAAAAAAGAATACGAGTAAGTGTAAACACCAACGGCACTTCCTCTCATTGAAAGTGCACCTCACCAACGTGCACTATATCGATCCGGTTCTCCACCATCCTGAAATTGAAAAGCCGCACATATTCTTTTTGATGAATACGCAAATTAAAAACCCAGCGGACGCGGCGTACATCAACTACCCAGGCTACTCACTGGAGGACAAGTTCAGAACAGATGCTGGGGTCTGTGTGTACATCCGCGACGGCATTTTCTACAACGCCTCTGTTTCTTTGAGGTGACCGGGTCCGCTTTGTGGATAATTACTTTACTTGGGCTCTGAGAAAGCGATCGTATGCCTGTGTCTACCGACGTACAGCGGAAATCAGGAAGGTGACCTTCTGCTAACAACTGATCCAAACAGGCACTCGGTTTCGGTCTCAGCTCCACTGGGATCCGGCCACTGTCTGGTGAAATCCATGTCGATCCACTCTCCATGCTCTACAAAGCTCAACTCCGATCATATACGTAGTATTGCAGCCACCTGCGGGAAGGCTCAGCTAAATACCGACTCGCCGCTTTGGATACATTGCAGAGCCAGGAGTATGATGTTTTGATGAGCTTTTCGATTTCAGAATGGTGGAGAAACAGATCGATATAGTGCACGTTGGTGAGGTGCACTTTCAATAAGAGGAAGTGCCGCTGGTGTTTACACTTACTTgtattctttttagggttccgtagtcaactaggaacccttatagtttcgccatgtctgtctgtccgtccgtccgtccgtccgtccgtccgtccgtccgtccgtccgtccgtccgcggataatctcagtaaccgttagcactagaaagctgaaatttggtaccaatatgtatatcaatcacgccgacaaagtgcaaaaataaaaaatgggaaaaaatgttttattagggtaccccccatacatgtaaagtgggggctgattttttttttcattcgaaccccaacgtgcgatatattgttggataggtatttaaaaatgaataagggtttactaagatcgttttttgataatattaatattttcggaaataatcgctcctaaaggaaaaaaaagtgcgtcccccccctctaacttttgaaccatatgttcaaaaaatatgaaaaaaatcacaaaagtagaactttataaagactttctaggaaaattgttttgaacttaataggttcagtagtttttgagaaaaatacggaaaactacggaaccctacactgagcgtggcccgacacgctcttggccggttttttctttttcGTTTCATGTTGTTGAAGGCTACGGGGTGGGTCAAGGTGCTGCATGCGTTTACTGCTTTGGCCCCCAACTTCCTGCGGTCGGCCACCGACAAGACCGTGCCTCGGATCTCGCTA harbors:
- the LOC125241859 gene encoding uncharacterized protein LOC125241859, whose protein sequence is MVEDALELISQDGDYMERMGMDIRMQCVLCNWAGPKIILEYHIRKEHSNDIDKQEKREWNISYSLGSVHQQLWQSRVIEHESALYVLSVKCQPPGCFMATLATLTTDPELTTGSITVFNRVTGEPHTWIGEIQELPPSLPYDAQPGLQLDLASLDLLPNSANLKLMNGELVLQSPTKVVFGQLELNDIHIILFVKIS